In Tsukamurella tyrosinosolvens, the genomic window CGCGATCATGGGCGTCGAATCCAAGCTGGCGCGGCTCGAGGGCCTGGCGCTCGACGTGCCGCGCTACCTCGTGACCGCCGACCTGATGGCGCGCGTGGTGGGCTTCCACCTCAACCGCGGCGTGCTCGCGGCCGCCCGCCGGCCCGCGCCCCTGGAAGCGGGGGAACTGCTCGACGGTGCGCGCACCGTCGTCGTGCTCGAGGGCGTCAACGACCACGAGAACCTCGGTTCGATCTTCCGCAACGGCGCGGGTTTGAGCGCCGACGCCGTGCTCTTCGGGCCGCGCTGCTCCGACCCGCTGTACCGGCGCGCCGTGCGGGTGTCCATGGGCCACGTGCTGCTGGTGCCCTTCGCGCACCTGCCCGCGTCCGGGTGGCCGGCGGAGGGGCTGGGCGTGCTGGCGGAGCACGGCTTCCGGACGGTGGCGCTCACCCCGTCGGGGGAGGCGACGGTGGCGGAGGCCGTCGCGGGCGGGCCTTCGCGGGTCGCCTACCTCGTGGGCGCCGAGGGCCCCGGACTCACGCCCGAGACGATGGCCGCGGCCGACGTGCGCGCGCGGATCCCCATGTCGCGCGGCACCGATTCGCTCAACGTCGCCACCGCCGCCGCGCTGGCGCTGTACGAGCGCGCGCGCACGTGACCGGGCCCCGCTACACGCCGTGGATCACCGGCACCGCGGTCGCGGTGGTGGTCGCGCTGCTCGCGGGCGGCGTGCTGTCCGGGTTGTTCGTGGCGGTGATGGCGGTCAACCGGTGGCTGGGGCTGTTCCTGCTCGCGCTGGGGACGGCCGGCGCCGTGCCGGTGCTGTCCGCGTACCGTCTGCGCCCCGTGGCCCGGTGGTTCTGCGCGGGCTTCGCCGGGGCGATCGCGATCGCGTGGCTCGGGGCCGTCGTGGCGCTGTCGAGCGGTCTCGTCTGAAACCCCCGCGGAAAACTTAGGACTACTATCGGACGAGTGCCGAGCGTCTTCGTTTCCCTGCGAACGAGGAACTACCGACTCTGGGCCGGCGGCCAATCGGTGAGCCTGGTGGGCACGTGGATGCAGCGCGTCGCCGAGGACTGGCTGGTGCTCGACCTCGCGCACGGCCGCGGCTGGGTGCTCGGCGTGGTGATGGCCCTGCAGTTCGGGCCGACGCTGTTCCTCTCCGCCTGGGCGGGCCTGCTGGCGGATCGCTACGACAAGCGCCGCGTGCTCATGTTCACGCAGACCGCGGCGGCGGCGTGTGCGGCGGTCCTGGCGGTGTTGACGCTCACCGGGGTGGTCGCGCTGTGGCACGTCTTCGTGCTCGCGTTCGTCTTCGGCTGCGTGACGGCGATCGCCGGGCCCTTCCGGCAGGCCTTCACGATCGAGATGGTGGGGCCGGAGCTGCTGCCCAACGCGATCGGCCTGAACTCCATGGTGTTCAACGCCGCCCGCATCGTGGGCCCCGCGATCGCCGGCCTGCTCATCGCCGGCGTCGGCACCGGCTGGGTGTTCGCGGTGAACGCGGTGTTCACGGGCGCCATCGTCGCGGCCCTACTGGCGATGCGCGTGGGGGAGCTGTTCCCGTCGCCGCCCGTGGAGCGCGCCCGCGGACAGCTGCGGGCCGGGTTCGCGTACGTGCGGCGGCGGCGCGAGCTGACGCTGGTGATGATCGCGGTCTTCTTCGTCTCCACCTTCGGCATCAACTTCCCGCTGGCGCTCTCGCTGCTGGCGCGCCAGGGATTCGGGCTGGGCGCCGACGCCTACGGCCTGCTGTCGACGCTGCTCGCCGTCGGCACGCTCACCGGGGCGCTGCTCGCGGCGAAGCGGACGGGCATGGCCTCGCTGCGCACCTGCCTGGTGGGCGGCTGCGCCTTCGGCGTGGCGTCCGTGCTGGCGGGTCTGGCGCCGTGGTTCTGGCTCGTGGCGGTGCTGCTGACGCTCGTCGGGCTGTTGCAGATGGCCTTCACGACCTCCGCGATGAGCATCATGCAGCTGTCCGTGGACCCCGAGTACCGCGGCCGCGTGATGGGCATCTACATGCTCGCCTTCCTCGGCGGCACGCCCCTGGGTGCGCCGCTGCTCGGCGCCATCGCCGACGTGACCACACCCGCCGCGCCACTGCTGGTGGGCGGCGTGATCTCCGCGGTCACCTGTGCCCTGTGCGGCGCCTACGCCCTGCGACGGTCCGCGGCCGCCGAGGCGTTGCGGGAGGACGGGGCGCGGGGCGCCGGCGCGGCCGCCGGCGCTGCGGGCCGGGGAGCGAAGGGCGGTGAAGCGGCTGCGCGCGGGGAGCAGTAGTCGCGCGGAACAGCGATGCGTCCCGCGCATAATGCCTGGTCAGCGATCCGGCTCTTCGCGATTGCCGGTGGTCGTCTCATCCTCGTGCAGAGCGTTTGCGACCATGTCGTTGGTGATCACGTGGCCTGGCGGCGATGGCAGCGGAATGAGTTCTTCGCTGTTCGTCGACGGATCGGCTCCCATAGCGCGAGCTTAGACACCGAACTGCGTATTCACGATCAGACGGCGAGCTCTGGCGATTGAGGCGCGCACGCCGCACCTGGTGGGCTCGGTCGCACCCATCATGCGGACGTCCGCAGCCTGGAGGACGTCAGTTACTAGGTGGCGTCAGACCGTTCGCCGTAGGCCAGGCGTCCTGGGGTATTCAGTTTCTGAATGGGCCGCGCAGAACGCGAGCCATGCGGTGCTCGCGTCCCGGAGGGCCTGTGAATCCACGGCTGAAAGGCGCACGAAGCCAGATCTGGCCTCGTGTCGAGATGAGCCGTGGATTCACAGCGCCAGTCGAGCTCTGCGGTGTCGGCGAGCGACTCAGAAACCGAAGAAGCTGCGGACCTTGCCGCGGTCCTCGTAGCCGGGGTCCTGCTGCTCGACCGGGGGTTGGGGCGCACCGTCGGGACCGAGGGCCTGGGCCTGCTGCGGGGCGGGACCGGGGACGCCGGAGGCGGGGACGAAGTCGATGACCTGGATGCGGGCCGGGTCGAGGTCCGTGGGCGCGAGCGGGTGCGTGAAGCGGAAGCCGAGGATCTCGCGGTTCGCCTGCTCCGCGAACTCCATCGGGTGGAAGGGCAGCGCCCGTGGGTCGGGGACGACGCCCTCGGCGTAGGTCAGCGGGTGCTCGCCGGCCCAGAACGGCCCCTCGAAGAGCTCCGGCAGGCCCTCGTCCTCGAGGATGTCGACGGGGTGCGCCGAGAACGACCGCTTGGGGGCACCGTCGGCGCGCAGGGCGAACCCGCCGACGGCCCGCTCCGGGGCCGCGACCAGCAGGAACGCGCGATGCGCGGGCATCAGGTTCCACCAGGACTCGTCGAGCTCGCTCGGCTTGTCCACGCGCAGGCCCGCGTGCGTCACCACGGTCAGCCCGCCCCAGGCGGCCACGTAGACGTGCCCGGGCAGCGGATCCGCGGCGCGGGCCAGGGACTCGGGGCGACCCACCACGGGCTCGCCGAGCACCTGCTCGGCGATCGCGCGGGACGCGGCCTCGTCGGGCCGGCCGACGATCGCGAGAATGCCCTTCGGCTCCGCGACGTCGATGAACCAGAGCGTCGCAGCTGTAGCGCCCACGACCTACCCGTTCTTCCCGCCGCGGACGCCGAGGAGCACGTCCTCCCAGGACGGCATCTCCGGATGCCGGCGGCCGTGCTGGCCCGCCGCGGCCGCAGCCGCGGGGGCCTGGGCGGGACGACGCTCGGCGCGCTCCTCGACGGTGCCCTCGACGACGGGGCCCGGGGCCACGGGTCCGGGGACCGCGCGCAGCGGCTCGTCGGCGGAGCGGTCGATGCTCCGCAACCCCTGCCGCGCATCGGGATCGAGCAGGCCGCGGGCCGTCTCGTCGACGGGGCTGGCGGTGCCGCCGTGCGCGCCCGGCGCGTACTTGAAGTGCGCCTGGTTGCGCGACTTGCCGACGCTCCAGCTGATCGAGACCACCCAGCGGTTGTCGGCGCCCTTGAAGGCGTCCCACTCGGTGGTGTCGGCGTGACCGCGCTCGGCCAGCGCGGAGCGGATCACCTCGGCGAGGGTGGCGTGCATCGGGCCGTCGCCGCGCACGGGATGCGCGAGCTGCGCCATCTCCGCCGCGCGGGAACGCTCCAGCAGCACCGGTCCCGCGAAGCGCTTGATCCGGTGGTTCGGGGCGCCCGTGAACTCCGCGATCTCCTCGATCGTCGCGCCCGCGCGGATGCGGGCCTGGATCTCCCGCGGCGACAGATCGGCGCCCAGTTCGAGCTCCGTCTGTGTGCCGCTTCCGAGTTCACCGCTCACGGCTGCCTTCAAAGTGTCGTCGATCGGCAGGCGGAAACGTCCCGCGGGGCCCTCGCAGACCACCGACGTCCCGTCGTCGTCCAGTCCCACAACCCGCAGCTCCTGCATGGTGCAAGGGTAGTTGGTCGATTCGCTACGCGTCGGCCGACACGCGCTCGACCACGAAATCGATGCACTTGGTCAAAGCGGTGACGTCGTCGGGGTCGATCGCCGGGAACATGCCGATGCGCAGCTGGTTGCGGCCCAGCTTGCGGTACGGCTCGGTGTCGACGATGCCGTTCGCGCGCAGCGTCTTGGCCACGGCGGCGGCGTCGATCTTCTCGTCGAAGTCGATGGTGCCGACGACCTGGCTGCGCAGCGCGGGGTCGGCGACGAAGGGCGTCGCGAACTCGCTGGCCTCGGCCCACTGGTACAGGCGGTCGCTCGAATCCTTGGTGCGGCCCACGGCCCAGTCCAGGCCGCCGTTGCCGTTCATCCACTCGATCTGGTCCGCGAACAGCAGCAGCGTCGCCAGCGCGGGGGTGTTGTAGGTCTGGTTCTTGCTCGAGTTGTCCACCGCGATGGGCAGCGAGAGGAACTCGGGGGTGTAGCGGCCCGAGGCCTTGATCTCCTCGACCCGCGCCAGGGCGGCGGGGCTCATGAGCGCGACCCAGAGGCCGCCGTCGGCGGCGAAGCACTTCTGCGGCGCGAAGTAGTAAACGTCGGTGTCGGCGACGTTCACCGGCAGGCCGCCGGCGCCCGACGTGGCGTCGATCGCGATGAGCGCGTTCTCGCTGCCCGCGAGGCGGCTGACCGGCACCGCGACGCCCGTCGAGGTCTCGTTGTGCGCCCACCCGATGAGGTCGACCGCACCGTCCGCGACCAGCTCGGGCGCCGAGCCCGGGTCGCTCGAGACGACGACCGGGTCGCCGATGAACGGGTTGCCCTTGGCGACGCTCGCGAACTTGTTGCTGAACTCGCCGTAGGTGAAGTGCTGGCTGCGCTCGCGGATCAGGCCGAAGGCGGCGGCGTCCCAGAAGGCGGTGGTGCCGCCGTTGCCGAGCACGACCTCGTAGCCCTCGGGGAGGCTGAAGAGGTCCTTCAGGCCCTCGCGCACGCGGCCCACGACGTTCTTCACCGGAGCCTGGCGGTGGCTGGTGCCGAACACCGAGGCGCCGGTATCGACGAGCGACTGCAGCTGCTCGGGGCGGACCTTGGACGGGCCGCAGCCGAAGCGGCCGTCGACGGGCTTGAGCGCGGCGGGGATCTCGATCGTCATGCCCTAAATCCTAATGGTGTCCCACCCGGGCACGTCCTCCGGCTGCCGCGGGCCGTGCCCGGTGTACTGGGCGGACGGGCGGATCAGCTTGTCCGCGCGCTTCTGCTCGAGGATGTGGGCGCACCAACCGGCGGTCCGGGCGCAGGTGAACATCGCCGGCATCATCCGCGGCGGGACGCCCGCGTAGTCGAGGATCACCGCCGCCCAGAACTCGACGTTCGTCGAGATCGCGCGGTCCGGCCGGCGCTCCGCGAAGAGCGCGTTCGCCTCCCGCTCCAGGGCGGCCGCGGCCTCGTAGCGCGGCGCGTGCAGGTCGCGCGCCACCGACCGCAGCACCCCGGCGCGCGGGTCCTCCGCGCGGTAGATGCGGTGGCCGAAGCCCATGATCTTCTCGCCCCGGTCCAGCCGCGCCGTGACCACGCCGCGGGGGTCGTCGGTGCGGACCACCTCGTCGAGCATCGGCAGCACGCGCGACGGTGCGCCGCCGTGCAGCGGGCCCGACAGCGCGCCGACCGCACCCGAGAGGGCCGTCGAGACGTCGGCCCCGGTCGACGCGATGACCCGCGCCGTGAGCGTCGACGTGTTGAGGCCGTGCTCGGCGGCCGCCACCCAGTAGGCGTCGATCGCGCGCACGTGATCGGGGTCCGGCTCGCCGTGCCAGCGGGTCATGAACCGGTGCGTGATGGTGGGGGACTGGTCGATGATCCGCTGCGGCACCGCCGGGCGTTCGAGGCCGCGCGCCGACTGGGCGACGAAACTCAGCGTCATCACCGAGGCGCGCGCCAGGTTCTCGCGGGCGGTGGCGTCGTCGATGTCGAGCAGCGGCTCGAAGCCCCACAGCGGGCCCAGCATCGCGAGGCCGGCCTGCGCGTCCACGCGGACGTCGCCGCTGTGGATCGGCAGCGGGAAGGGCTCCGCCGCGGGCAGCGGGTTGCCGAACTCCCCGTCCACCAGCAGGCCCCACACCTGGCCGTAGGTGACCCGGTCGCGCACCAGGTCCGCCACGTCGACGCCCCGGTACCGCAGCACCCCGCCCTGCTTGTCCGGCTCCGCGATCTCCGTCGAGAACGCGACGACGCCTTCGAGCCCGCCCGGAATCTCAGTCATGGTGTGCAGCCTAGTGAGTAGTCTCGGCTCCGTGGACCTGACGGCGATGCGCGAGAAGTACGACGGCGACTCCTTCGACCTCCGGCCCGAGGACCTGGCGGGAGGCTGGGTGCCGCTGTGGCAGTCCTGGTTCGACGAGGCCGTCGCCGCCGGGGCGCCCGAACCCAACGCGATGGTGCTCGCCACCGTCGACGAGACCGGGCTCCCCGCCACCCGCACCGTGCTGTGCAAGGGCCTCGACGAGCGGGGCGTGGTCTTCTACACCAACTACGGCTCCGACAAGGCCCGCGCCGTCGAGGCGAACCCGGTTGCCGCCGTGACTTTCCCGTGGATCGCGATCCACCGGCAGGTCCACGTGCGCGGCTCCGTGACGAAGGTGACCCCGGCGGAGACCGCCGCCTACTGGGCCGAGCGGCCGCGGGGTTCGCAGCTCGGGGCGTGGGCGTCGGACCAGTCCCGGCCCGTGGCCTCCCGCGCCGCGATGGCGGAGCGGTTCGCCGAGGTCGAGGCCCGGTTCGAGGGGCGGGACGTCCCGGTGCCGCCCGAGTGGGGCGGGTACCGCATCGCGCCGCAGGTCGTCGAGTTCTGGCAGGGCCGGGAGAACCGGGTGCACAACCGGGTGCGGCTCGTCGCGCCCGAGTACGTCGCGGTGCGGCTGCAGCCCTAGAACCCGGCGTGGGTGATCCCGCCGGCCACCATCGTGAGGTCGACGGGCATGGCGCGCAGGCGTTCCGGCGTCGGGTCGGCGCCCAGGGCCACCAGGTCGGCGGGCTCGCCGACCGCGATCCGGGTCCGCGCGGAGAGGCGCAGCGCGGTCTCCGCGTCGATCGCCTCCCACGGCTGCCACGGCGGGTCCCCGTCGCGGCTGCGGGTGACGGCGGCGGAGATCGCGAACCACGGGTCGAGCGGCGTGACCGGCGCGTCCGAGCCGAGGACCACGTCGACGCCCGCCGCCACGAGCGAGCCGACGCGGAAGGCATCGGCGGCGCGGTCGCCCCAGAACCGCGCGACCAGGCCGCGGTCGTCGAGCATGTGCTCGGGCTGGATCGAGGCGCCGATCCGCAGCGCCGCCATCCGCGCCAGGTCCGTCTCGGTGAGCAGCTGCGCGTGCTCGATGCGGCCGCGGACCCCGGCCTCGGCGAAGGCGTCCAGCGCCAACGCGTTCGCGGCGTCGCCGATCGCGTGGATCGCGGGGGTCAGGCCGAGTGCGGCGCCGCGGCGCAGCAGCTCGACGAGGCGGTCCGGCGGCACTTCCAGCACGCCGCGGCCCGTCGTGCCCGGGTAGGGCGCGTGGCAGTACGCGGTGCGGGTGCCGAGGGAACCGTCGGTGATGACCTTGAGCGGGCCCACCCGGGCGAGCCCGTTGATCGGGGCGCCGGTGCCGGCCCCGCGGGCCTCGGCGGCCTCGAGGTGCTGCGGGTACACGCCCGCGTCGATCCGCACCGGCGGGGCGGGCCGTCGCTCCCAGGCGCCCACGGCATCGTCGAAATCCAGGTCGACGAGGCCGACGACGCCCCGCCTGCCCAGGCGCCCGAGGGCCTCGAGCACCCAGGCGTCGGCGCGGTCCGCGACCAGTGACTCGACGCGGGTCGCCGCCGCGAAGCTCGCCGCCTCGCGGAGCACGCCGGTCTCGTCGAGCTCGATGCCGAGGAGCCGGCCGAGCGCCGCGTTCGACCAGGAGCTGTGCAGGTCGGAGGAGACGACCATGACGGGCACGTCGGGGGCGATCTCGTCGAGCAGCCGGCGCGACGGTGCGCCGCCCCACAGCCCGTCGCGCATGCCGGCGGCGACGACGGGCAGGCCCGGTTCCGCCGCGGGGAGCGCGGCGCGGACCAGCGCGGCGACCTCCTCCGGGCCGGTCGCGGACCGCACGTCGATGCGGCGCGTGGACACGGCCCAGGTGCGCACGTGCACGTGCTCGTCCCACAGGCCCGGGATCAGGCGGCGGCCGTCGAGGTCGAGCACGTCGCCCGCGGGGCGGGTGGCGCCGGTGGGGGAGAGCGCGACGATGCGGCCCCCGTCGACGTCGACGTCCACGAGGGCGTCACCGTCGATGCGTGCGCGCGCGAGCCTCATCGGCGCCACGGTAGCGGGTCCGCCGAATCGCGGGAGATCGTGAGGAAGTCGTAGGATCTTTCGAGTGCCGAGACTCCTGGCCGATACACGGCCGTTGCAGAACCCCGACTACCGGCGATTGTGGTGGACCGGGATCGTCACCGTCATCGGTGCGCAGCTCACCGCCGTCGCGGTCCCCGCGCAGATCTACGCGATCACCGGCTCGTCGGCGTACGTGGGCCTGACCGGCGTCTTCGGCCTGGTCCCGCTGGTGATCTTCGGCCTGTGGGGCGGCGCGATCGCCGACGCGCTGGACCGGCGGCTGGTCATCATCGGCACGACTCTCGGCCTCGCCGGGACAGCCCTGATGCTCGCGCTGCTGCCCGACAACGTCTGGCTGATCCTCGGCGCCTTCTCGTTGCAACAGGCCTTCTTCGGCGTCAACCAGCCGACCCGCTCCGCGATCTACGCGCGGCTCGTGCCGCCCGCGCAGCTTCCCGCGGCGAATTCGCTCAACATGACCGTGATGCAGTTCGGCGCCATCGCCGGCCCGATGCTCGGCGCGCCGCTCATCCCGATCATCGGTGTGCACTGGTTGTACGCCCTCGACGCGGCCTCGCTCATGGTCACGCTCTGGGCCGTGTGGAAGCTGCCGTCGATCAAGGCGGAGGACAAGGGCCAGTCGCTGGGACTGCGCTCCGTGATCGACGGTTTCCGGTACCTCGCGGGCCACAAGGTGCTGCTCATGAGCTTCGTCGTCGACATCATCGCGATGGTCTTCGGCATGCCGCGCGCCCTGTTCCCGCAGATCGCGCACGAGAACTTCGGCGACCCCATCGAGGGCGGCTGGGTGTTCGGCGCGCTGTTCGCGGCGATGTCGGTGGGCGCGGTGCTCGGCGGCGTGCTGTCGGGGTGGACGTCGCGCGTCGCCCGGCAGGGGCTCGCCGTGATCGTGATGATCGTGCTGTGGGGCCTGGCGATCGGAGGCTTCGGCGTCGCGGCGCACTTCGGCTGGCTGTGGGCGGCGCTCGTGCTGCTCGCGCTGGGCGGCGCGGCCGACATGTTCTCCGCGGCGTTCCGCACGACGATGTTGCAGGAGGCCGCGACCGACGACGTCCGCGGCCGGTTGCAGGGCGTCTTCACCGTCGTCGTGGCCGGCGGGCCGCGCATCGGCGACGCGCTGCACGGCGCGGCCGCCGCGTCCGCCGGTGCGGCGATGGCCGCGGCCGGCGGCGGCGTGCTCGTGATCGTCTTCACCGTGCTCGCGGCGTTCGCCGTCCCCGCCTTCGTCCG contains:
- a CDS encoding TrmH family RNA methyltransferase → MPAQPIYPIRDADDPRLSDFRDLSAADKRPDLARGVVLAEGVPVVERMLASRFVPHAIMGVESKLARLEGLALDVPRYLVTADLMARVVGFHLNRGVLAAARRPAPLEAGELLDGARTVVVLEGVNDHENLGSIFRNGAGLSADAVLFGPRCSDPLYRRAVRVSMGHVLLVPFAHLPASGWPAEGLGVLAEHGFRTVALTPSGEATVAEAVAGGPSRVAYLVGAEGPGLTPETMAAADVRARIPMSRGTDSLNVATAAALALYERART
- a CDS encoding DUF2537 domain-containing protein produces the protein MTGPRYTPWITGTAVAVVVALLAGGVLSGLFVAVMAVNRWLGLFLLALGTAGAVPVLSAYRLRPVARWFCAGFAGAIAIAWLGAVVALSSGLV
- a CDS encoding MFS transporter, with protein sequence MPSVFVSLRTRNYRLWAGGQSVSLVGTWMQRVAEDWLVLDLAHGRGWVLGVVMALQFGPTLFLSAWAGLLADRYDKRRVLMFTQTAAAACAAVLAVLTLTGVVALWHVFVLAFVFGCVTAIAGPFRQAFTIEMVGPELLPNAIGLNSMVFNAARIVGPAIAGLLIAGVGTGWVFAVNAVFTGAIVAALLAMRVGELFPSPPVERARGQLRAGFAYVRRRRELTLVMIAVFFVSTFGINFPLALSLLARQGFGLGADAYGLLSTLLAVGTLTGALLAAKRTGMASLRTCLVGGCAFGVASVLAGLAPWFWLVAVLLTLVGLLQMAFTTSAMSIMQLSVDPEYRGRVMGIYMLAFLGGTPLGAPLLGAIADVTTPAAPLLVGGVISAVTCALCGAYALRRSAAAEALREDGARGAGAAAGAAGRGAKGGEAAARGEQ
- a CDS encoding DUF6928 family protein, whose product is MGATAATLWFIDVAEPKGILAIVGRPDEAASRAIAEQVLGEPVVGRPESLARAADPLPGHVYVAAWGGLTVVTHAGLRVDKPSELDESWWNLMPAHRAFLLVAAPERAVGGFALRADGAPKRSFSAHPVDILEDEGLPELFEGPFWAGEHPLTYAEGVVPDPRALPFHPMEFAEQANREILGFRFTHPLAPTDLDPARIQVIDFVPASGVPGPAPQQAQALGPDGAPQPPVEQQDPGYEDRGKVRSFFGF
- the sepH gene encoding septation protein SepH, which encodes MQELRVVGLDDDGTSVVCEGPAGRFRLPIDDTLKAAVSGELGSGTQTELELGADLSPREIQARIRAGATIEEIAEFTGAPNHRIKRFAGPVLLERSRAAEMAQLAHPVRGDGPMHATLAEVIRSALAERGHADTTEWDAFKGADNRWVVSISWSVGKSRNQAHFKYAPGAHGGTASPVDETARGLLDPDARQGLRSIDRSADEPLRAVPGPVAPGPVVEGTVEERAERRPAQAPAAAAAAGQHGRRHPEMPSWEDVLLGVRGGKNG
- the serC gene encoding phosphoserine transaminase → MTIEIPAALKPVDGRFGCGPSKVRPEQLQSLVDTGASVFGTSHRQAPVKNVVGRVREGLKDLFSLPEGYEVVLGNGGTTAFWDAAAFGLIRERSQHFTYGEFSNKFASVAKGNPFIGDPVVVSSDPGSAPELVADGAVDLIGWAHNETSTGVAVPVSRLAGSENALIAIDATSGAGGLPVNVADTDVYYFAPQKCFAADGGLWVALMSPAALARVEEIKASGRYTPEFLSLPIAVDNSSKNQTYNTPALATLLLFADQIEWMNGNGGLDWAVGRTKDSSDRLYQWAEASEFATPFVADPALRSQVVGTIDFDEKIDAAAVAKTLRANGIVDTEPYRKLGRNQLRIGMFPAIDPDDVTALTKCIDFVVERVSADA
- a CDS encoding citrate synthase 2; translated protein: MTEIPGGLEGVVAFSTEIAEPDKQGGVLRYRGVDVADLVRDRVTYGQVWGLLVDGEFGNPLPAAEPFPLPIHSGDVRVDAQAGLAMLGPLWGFEPLLDIDDATARENLARASVMTLSFVAQSARGLERPAVPQRIIDQSPTITHRFMTRWHGEPDPDHVRAIDAYWVAAAEHGLNTSTLTARVIASTGADVSTALSGAVGALSGPLHGGAPSRVLPMLDEVVRTDDPRGVVTARLDRGEKIMGFGHRIYRAEDPRAGVLRSVARDLHAPRYEAAAALEREANALFAERRPDRAISTNVEFWAAVILDYAGVPPRMMPAMFTCARTAGWCAHILEQKRADKLIRPSAQYTGHGPRQPEDVPGWDTIRI
- the pdxH gene encoding pyridoxamine 5'-phosphate oxidase; the protein is MREKYDGDSFDLRPEDLAGGWVPLWQSWFDEAVAAGAPEPNAMVLATVDETGLPATRTVLCKGLDERGVVFYTNYGSDKARAVEANPVAAVTFPWIAIHRQVHVRGSVTKVTPAETAAYWAERPRGSQLGAWASDQSRPVASRAAMAERFAEVEARFEGRDVPVPPEWGGYRIAPQVVEFWQGRENRVHNRVRLVAPEYVAVRLQP
- a CDS encoding amidohydrolase; translated protein: MRLARARIDGDALVDVDVDGGRIVALSPTGATRPAGDVLDLDGRRLIPGLWDEHVHVRTWAVSTRRIDVRSATGPEEVAALVRAALPAAEPGLPVVAAGMRDGLWGGAPSRRLLDEIAPDVPVMVVSSDLHSSWSNAALGRLLGIELDETGVLREAASFAAATRVESLVADRADAWVLEALGRLGRRGVVGLVDLDFDDAVGAWERRPAPPVRIDAGVYPQHLEAAEARGAGTGAPINGLARVGPLKVITDGSLGTRTAYCHAPYPGTTGRGVLEVPPDRLVELLRRGAALGLTPAIHAIGDAANALALDAFAEAGVRGRIEHAQLLTETDLARMAALRIGASIQPEHMLDDRGLVARFWGDRAADAFRVGSLVAAGVDVVLGSDAPVTPLDPWFAISAAVTRSRDGDPPWQPWEAIDAETALRLSARTRIAVGEPADLVALGADPTPERLRAMPVDLTMVAGGITHAGF
- a CDS encoding MFS transporter, producing MPRLLADTRPLQNPDYRRLWWTGIVTVIGAQLTAVAVPAQIYAITGSSAYVGLTGVFGLVPLVIFGLWGGAIADALDRRLVIIGTTLGLAGTALMLALLPDNVWLILGAFSLQQAFFGVNQPTRSAIYARLVPPAQLPAANSLNMTVMQFGAIAGPMLGAPLIPIIGVHWLYALDAASLMVTLWAVWKLPSIKAEDKGQSLGLRSVIDGFRYLAGHKVLLMSFVVDIIAMVFGMPRALFPQIAHENFGDPIEGGWVFGALFAAMSVGAVLGGVLSGWTSRVARQGLAVIVMIVLWGLAIGGFGVAAHFGWLWAALVLLALGGAADMFSAAFRTTMLQEAATDDVRGRLQGVFTVVVAGGPRIGDALHGAAAASAGAAMAAAGGGVLVIVFTVLAAFAVPAFVRYRVLR